A section of the Streptomyces xinghaiensis S187 genome encodes:
- a CDS encoding HD domain-containing protein: protein MPVPLLDRWTGLLRRCQEGPGPFPDPRPYGENLLARWAEPQRHYHTTGHLAAVLDRIDELAGHCADPDAVRLAAWFHDAVYRPDRSENEERSARLAELALPEAGVSPDRTAETARLVRLTVTHDPAPGDTNGEVLCDADLAVLAGPPEEYAAYAAAVREEYAFVPDEEFREGRAEVLRSLLGLERLFRTPGGERWEPTARHNMATELSLLTG from the coding sequence ATGCCCGTCCCTCTTCTCGACCGCTGGACCGGACTGCTGCGCCGCTGCCAGGAGGGCCCCGGCCCGTTTCCGGACCCGCGTCCGTACGGCGAGAACCTGCTCGCCCGCTGGGCCGAGCCGCAGCGGCACTACCACACCACCGGCCATCTGGCGGCCGTCCTCGACCGGATCGACGAGCTGGCCGGCCACTGCGCGGACCCGGACGCGGTGCGGCTGGCCGCCTGGTTCCACGACGCCGTCTACCGCCCGGACCGCTCGGAGAACGAGGAACGCAGCGCCCGACTCGCCGAACTCGCCCTGCCCGAGGCCGGTGTCTCCCCGGACCGTACGGCGGAGACGGCCCGGCTCGTCCGCCTCACCGTCACCCACGATCCGGCGCCCGGCGACACCAACGGCGAGGTGCTGTGCGACGCGGACCTGGCCGTCCTGGCGGGCCCGCCCGAGGAGTACGCGGCCTACGCGGCGGCCGTCCGCGAGGAGTACGCGTTCGTGCCGGACGAGGAGTTCCGCGAGGGGCGCGCCGAGGTGCTGCGGTCGCTGCTCGGGCTGGAGCGGCTGTTCCGTACCCCCGGCGGCGAGCGGTGGGAGCCGACCGCCCGGCACAACATGGCCACGGAGCTGAGCCTGCTCACGGGGTGA
- a CDS encoding AAA family ATPase, with protein sequence MPAYPSSADLDDPADPGGPPAPAASTGLPHTAAPGGGGTPGGAGEPGEPDPAGPLRREQAHLAASRAALRAMRADAEALDITDVTANWVNAAVLRSQIDDRIKALADHAGTPLFFGRLDYLHPPEAERTGDARDAEGADGAGRAGAAAGGAARYYIGRRHVHDADGDPMVVDWRAPVSQPFYRASPKEPMDVALRRRFGYTGGELTAYEDERLSDPAAAETVSRLLQTEIERPRVGPMRDIVATIQPEQDEIVRAGLGGTLCVQGAPGTGKTAVGLHRVAYLLYAHRERLSRAGTLVIGPNRSFLHYIEQVLPALGELEVAQATVDDLVAHVPVTGTDTPEAARLKGDARMAEVLRRAVRSGVRPPGEGLVVVRGSRRWRVPAEELRQIVEELLARGIRYGAAREALPQRIAHAVLVRMEAAGEAPDDRTQNAVARDRAVKAAVKAIWPPVDPAKLVLRLLSDAAFLAEQAEGVLSAGEQALLLRPKPPRSVRSAAWSAADAVLIDEVRDLVERTPSLGHVVLDEAQDLSPMQYRAVGRRCTTGSATILGDLAQGTTPWSTAAWSEALSHLGKPDGRIEELTEGFRVPRDVIAYASRLLPAIAPGLKEATSVREAAGALEIRRVEGAGSGGGSGAGSGGGGGGEAGDGDGDGDGSGETGPRPALAAAVAEACREALEHEGSVGLIAADARVPALAGALAAAGLPYLSPGEETTADARLTLVPASLAKGLEYDYVVLDEPAAVVAAEPDRRTGLRRLYVALTRAVSGLTVLHTEDLPTELG encoded by the coding sequence GTGCCCGCGTATCCGTCCTCGGCCGATCTCGACGACCCCGCGGACCCCGGGGGTCCCCCGGCTCCGGCCGCCTCCACGGGTCTCCCGCACACCGCGGCGCCCGGAGGAGGCGGAACGCCCGGCGGAGCGGGGGAGCCGGGAGAGCCGGACCCCGCCGGCCCGCTCCGCCGCGAACAGGCCCATCTCGCCGCCTCCCGGGCCGCGCTGCGCGCCATGCGCGCCGACGCCGAGGCCCTCGACATCACCGACGTCACCGCGAACTGGGTCAACGCCGCCGTCCTCCGGTCCCAGATCGACGACCGGATCAAGGCCCTCGCCGACCACGCCGGCACCCCGCTCTTCTTCGGCCGGCTGGACTACCTCCACCCACCCGAGGCGGAGCGGACGGGAGACGCGCGGGACGCGGAAGGTGCGGACGGCGCGGGACGAGCCGGGGCGGCGGCCGGCGGCGCGGCGCGCTACTACATCGGCCGCCGCCATGTGCACGACGCCGACGGGGACCCCATGGTCGTCGACTGGCGGGCCCCCGTCTCGCAGCCCTTCTACCGGGCCTCCCCGAAGGAGCCGATGGATGTCGCGCTCCGCCGCCGCTTCGGCTACACCGGCGGGGAGCTGACCGCCTACGAGGACGAGCGGCTCTCCGACCCCGCCGCCGCCGAGACCGTCAGCCGGCTGCTCCAGACGGAGATCGAACGGCCCCGCGTCGGCCCGATGCGCGACATCGTGGCGACGATCCAGCCCGAGCAGGACGAGATCGTCCGCGCCGGGCTGGGCGGCACCCTCTGTGTGCAGGGCGCGCCAGGCACCGGCAAGACGGCCGTCGGCCTGCACCGGGTCGCGTATCTCCTCTACGCCCACCGGGAGCGGCTCTCCCGCGCCGGCACGCTCGTCATCGGCCCGAACCGCTCCTTCCTGCACTACATCGAGCAGGTGCTGCCGGCGCTCGGTGAGCTGGAGGTCGCCCAGGCCACCGTCGACGACCTGGTCGCCCATGTCCCGGTCACCGGTACGGACACGCCCGAGGCGGCCCGGCTCAAGGGCGACGCCCGGATGGCGGAGGTGCTGCGCCGGGCCGTCCGCTCCGGGGTGCGGCCGCCCGGGGAGGGGCTGGTCGTCGTCCGCGGCTCCCGGCGCTGGCGGGTGCCCGCCGAGGAACTGCGGCAGATCGTGGAGGAGTTGCTCGCCCGGGGCATCCGCTACGGCGCCGCCCGCGAGGCGCTGCCGCAGCGGATCGCGCACGCCGTGCTGGTGCGGATGGAGGCCGCGGGCGAGGCGCCGGACGACCGGACGCAGAACGCGGTGGCCCGCGACCGTGCGGTGAAGGCGGCGGTCAAGGCGATCTGGCCGCCGGTCGATCCGGCGAAGCTGGTCCTGCGGCTGCTCTCCGACGCGGCGTTCCTCGCCGAGCAGGCCGAGGGCGTGCTGAGCGCCGGGGAGCAGGCGCTGCTGCTCCGGCCGAAGCCGCCGCGGAGCGTGCGGTCGGCGGCGTGGTCGGCGGCCGACGCCGTGCTGATCGACGAGGTGCGGGACCTCGTCGAACGCACCCCGTCCCTCGGCCATGTCGTCCTGGACGAGGCGCAGGACCTCTCCCCCATGCAGTACCGGGCGGTGGGCCGCCGCTGCACCACCGGCTCCGCGACGATCCTCGGCGACCTCGCCCAGGGCACCACCCCGTGGTCCACCGCCGCCTGGTCCGAGGCCCTGTCCCATCTCGGCAAGCCGGACGGGCGGATCGAGGAGCTGACGGAGGGCTTCCGGGTGCCGCGCGACGTCATCGCGTACGCCTCGCGGCTGCTGCCCGCCATCGCGCCCGGGCTGAAGGAGGCCACCTCGGTGCGGGAGGCGGCGGGCGCCCTGGAGATCCGCCGGGTGGAGGGGGCCGGGAGCGGGGGCGGCAGCGGAGCCGGAAGCGGGGGCGGGGGCGGGGGCGAAGCCGGTGACGGGGATGGTGACGGGGACGGCTCCGGGGAGACCGGCCCCCGGCCCGCCCTCGCCGCGGCCGTCGCAGAGGCGTGCCGCGAGGCGCTGGAACACGAGGGCTCCGTGGGCCTGATCGCGGCCGACGCCCGCGTCCCGGCGCTGGCCGGGGCGCTGGCAGCGGCCGGGCTGCCGTATCTGTCACCCGGCGAGGAGACGACGGCGGACGCCCGGCTCACGCTCGTCCCGGCCTCGCTCGCCAAGGGCCTGGAGTACGACTACGTGGTGCTGGACGAACCGGCCGCGGTCGTCGCCGCCGAGCCCGACCGGCGCACCGGGCTGCGCCGGCTGTACGTGGCCCTCACCCGCGCGGTGTCGGGCCTGACGGTGCTGCACACGGAGGACCTGCCGACCGAGTTGGGATGA
- a CDS encoding glycosyltransferase 87 family protein — translation MLLLSLTAFAALCLLRPTPMADLLVYRAEGRAVLDGTDLYGFRVTEWNLPATYPPFAAMLFVPTALLPLLPLKAAFAATNVLLLALLVHLSLRLAAPAAGTRLATWPRGALVIGATALGLWLEPVFQTMLFGQINLALACLVLWDLTRPDGARGKGLAIGVAAGIKLTPAIFAVYLLLTGRVRAALWSLAGFAGTVLAGVAVLPGASLEFWTRRMLETRRVGRVWIVDNQSLQGLFARLLHTTDPGTVWRVAALVTAVAGLLLARHAVRAHGHEAWGVLCTALTAVLVSPISWSHHWVWCVPLLVLLAVEAGARPRPVLAVAALVLFTARSHWLVPHDGVLDLRLPWWLQPAGSPYPLLGLGLLLFAAWRLRGTPQEPPPPGAAGESAGTGTSGTGTPGTAPVPGLPGPRQTSSPAASSDASTMR, via the coding sequence CTGCTCCTGCTCTCCCTCACCGCTTTCGCGGCGCTCTGCCTGCTCCGGCCGACGCCCATGGCCGACCTGCTCGTCTACCGCGCCGAGGGCCGCGCCGTCCTCGACGGCACCGACCTCTACGGGTTCCGGGTCACCGAGTGGAACCTGCCCGCCACCTACCCGCCGTTCGCGGCGATGCTGTTCGTCCCCACCGCGCTGCTGCCCCTGCTGCCGCTGAAGGCCGCCTTCGCCGCGACCAACGTGCTGCTGCTGGCCCTGCTCGTCCATCTCTCGCTGAGGCTGGCGGCCCCCGCCGCCGGGACCCGGCTGGCCACCTGGCCGCGCGGAGCCCTCGTCATCGGTGCGACCGCGCTCGGGCTGTGGCTCGAACCCGTCTTCCAGACGATGCTCTTCGGGCAGATCAACCTCGCCCTGGCCTGCCTGGTGCTGTGGGATCTGACCCGGCCCGACGGCGCCCGGGGCAAGGGCCTCGCCATCGGCGTCGCGGCCGGGATCAAGCTCACGCCCGCGATCTTCGCCGTCTACCTGCTGCTGACCGGCCGGGTGCGCGCCGCGCTGTGGTCCCTCGCGGGCTTCGCGGGCACGGTGCTCGCCGGTGTCGCCGTCCTGCCCGGGGCCAGCCTCGAGTTCTGGACCCGGCGGATGCTCGAGACCCGCCGTGTCGGCAGGGTGTGGATCGTCGACAACCAGTCCCTGCAGGGCCTGTTCGCACGGCTGCTGCACACCACCGACCCCGGCACCGTCTGGCGGGTGGCCGCTCTGGTGACGGCCGTCGCCGGGCTGCTGCTCGCCCGGCACGCGGTGCGGGCGCACGGCCACGAGGCGTGGGGCGTGCTCTGCACGGCGCTGACCGCGGTGCTGGTCTCCCCCATCAGCTGGTCGCACCACTGGGTGTGGTGCGTGCCGCTGCTCGTGCTGCTGGCCGTCGAGGCCGGGGCGCGGCCGCGGCCGGTGCTCGCCGTCGCCGCCCTGGTCCTCTTCACCGCCCGCAGCCACTGGCTGGTGCCGCACGACGGAGTCCTCGACCTGCGGCTGCCCTGGTGGCTCCAGCCGGCCGGCTCCCCGTATCCGCTGCTGGGCCTCGGCCTGCTGCTGTTCGCCGCCTGGCGGCTGCGCGGCACCCCGCAGGAACCCCCGCCGCCCGGGGCCGCCGGGGAGTCCGCGGGCACCGGGACGTCCGGCACCGGGACGCCCGGCACCGCACCGGTGCCGGGCCTGCCCGGGCCGCGTCAGACCTCGTCGCCCGCCGCCAGCTCGGACGCGTCGACGATGCGGTAG
- a CDS encoding DNA repair helicase XPB gives MIRTAEVRVSCLIVQSDKTLLLEVDHEQADACRRAIAPFAELERAPEHIHTYRLTPLGLWNARAAGHDAEQVVDALVEYSRYPVPHALLVDVAETMARYGRLRLLKHPVHGLVLESSDRPVLEEILRSKRIQPLVGTRIDPDTVAVHPSERGQIKQTLLKLGWPAEDLAGYVDGEAHPMELEENGWQLRPYQRQAVENFWHGGSGVVVLPCGAGKTLVGAGAMATAKSTTLILVTNTVSARQWKHELVKRTSLTEDEIGEYSGTRKEIRPVTIATYQVLTTRRKGVYPHLELFDSRDWGLILYDEVHLLPAPVFKFTADLQARRRLGLTATLVREDGRESDVFSLIGPKRFDAPWKEIEAQGYIAPADCVEVRVDLTDAERLAYATAEPEEKYRYCATTVTKQRVIEELVRKHAGQQTLVIGQYIDQLDELGEHLDAPVIKGETSNAQREKLFDAFRQGELSVLVVSKVANFSVDLPEATVAIQVSGTFGSRQEEAQRLGRVLRPKADGHEARFYSVVARDTIDQDFAAHRQRFLAEQGYSYRIVDASELAAGDEV, from the coding sequence ATGATTCGAACCGCGGAGGTACGCGTGTCCTGCCTGATCGTCCAGAGCGACAAAACGCTCCTGCTCGAAGTGGACCACGAGCAGGCGGACGCGTGCCGCCGCGCCATCGCGCCCTTCGCCGAGCTGGAACGCGCCCCCGAGCACATCCACACCTACCGGCTGACCCCGCTCGGCCTGTGGAACGCGCGCGCCGCCGGGCACGACGCCGAGCAGGTCGTCGACGCGCTGGTCGAGTACTCCCGTTACCCCGTGCCGCACGCCCTCCTGGTCGATGTCGCCGAGACGATGGCCCGCTACGGGCGGCTGCGGCTGCTGAAGCACCCGGTGCACGGGCTGGTCCTGGAGTCCTCCGACCGTCCCGTCCTGGAGGAGATCCTGCGGTCGAAGCGGATCCAGCCGCTGGTGGGCACCCGGATCGACCCGGACACCGTGGCCGTGCACCCGTCCGAGCGCGGGCAGATCAAGCAGACGCTGCTCAAGCTGGGCTGGCCCGCCGAGGACCTCGCCGGTTACGTCGACGGCGAGGCGCATCCGATGGAGCTGGAGGAGAACGGCTGGCAGCTGCGCCCGTACCAGCGGCAGGCCGTGGAGAACTTCTGGCACGGCGGCTCCGGTGTCGTCGTCCTGCCGTGCGGCGCGGGCAAGACGCTCGTCGGGGCGGGGGCGATGGCCACGGCCAAGTCGACGACGCTGATCCTCGTCACGAACACCGTCTCGGCCCGGCAGTGGAAGCACGAGCTGGTGAAGCGCACCTCGCTCACCGAGGACGAGATCGGCGAGTACAGCGGCACCCGCAAGGAGATCCGCCCGGTCACCATCGCCACGTACCAGGTGCTGACGACACGGCGGAAGGGCGTCTATCCGCACCTGGAGCTGTTCGACTCGCGCGACTGGGGCCTGATCCTCTACGACGAGGTGCACCTGCTGCCCGCGCCGGTCTTCAAGTTCACCGCGGACCTCCAGGCGCGCCGCCGGCTCGGGCTGACGGCGACCCTGGTGCGCGAGGACGGGCGGGAGTCGGACGTCTTCTCGCTGATCGGCCCGAAGCGGTTCGACGCGCCGTGGAAGGAGATCGAGGCGCAGGGCTACATCGCGCCGGCGGACTGCGTGGAGGTGCGGGTCGATCTGACGGACGCGGAGCGGCTGGCGTACGCCACCGCCGAGCCGGAGGAGAAGTACCGTTACTGCGCCACGACGGTCACCAAGCAGCGGGTGATCGAGGAGCTGGTGCGCAAGCACGCGGGGCAGCAGACGCTGGTCATCGGCCAGTACATCGACCAGCTCGACGAGCTCGGCGAGCATCTGGACGCCCCCGTCATCAAGGGCGAGACGAGCAACGCGCAGCGCGAGAAGCTGTTCGACGCCTTCCGGCAGGGCGAGCTGTCCGTCCTCGTCGTCTCCAAGGTCGCGAACTTCTCGGTCGACCTGCCCGAGGCGACCGTCGCCATCCAGGTCTCCGGCACCTTCGGCTCCCGCCAGGAGGAGGCGCAGCGGCTGGGCCGGGTGCTGCGGCCCAAGGCGGACGGGCACGAGGCGCGGTTCTACTCGGTCGTCGCCCGCGACACCATCGACCAGGACTTCGCGGCGCACCGCCAGCGCTTCCTGGCCGAGCAGGGCTACTCCTACCGCATCGTCGACGCGTCCGAGCTGGCGGCGGGCGACGAGGTCTGA
- a CDS encoding helicase-associated domain-containing protein — MTTERNGEARVPAETGPAGRAGAAGGSTGTGAGAGAGPRTLAEELRSRGDGELAELLRARPDLLSPVPGDLTQLATRAVNRASVARALEQLDRFAVQTAEALAVAPDPCAYDTLLTLMAGEDREETVTAELPRAVTTLRTRALLWGGSGRLHLVRTARELLAPAATGPAAPSTGLGPTVSEATAGMSPGRLQQILATAGLPTTHDSVTAVEALTALFTDRERMAGLLGEAPPEALRVLDRLVWGPPYGQVPADPGPAVRWLVARGLLLPTAPGTVVLPREVALHLRGGRAHRIPEPLPPPVETAAQYSPRSVDSAGAGQAFTAIGTVDDLLHAWETAGPAVLRAGGVSIRDLKRTAAALDTDEATAVFWIELAYAAGLLASDGTTDERFVPTPAYDDWRARPAQERWAALVAAWLPATRTAGVVGGHDAKGRALTVLGPGLDRSQAPEMRHRTLELLATLPPGAAPRPESVLARLRWERGVASAARGGAGAGTVTGGFAPGTGTGAGADAGYGGGTGPGYGDGSRDRAAHGAPSGRAATAGARRGGAADGWRTAGTAPVSARGLSSAEELRTRLTEWTLREAELLGVTGRGALSAHGRVLLGLPAATDATDATDGGDGGDGTDTGGGDGTGRRTAPPGTAAAGTTASGAAPASPAASAAPRPAGAFAPRSATGIAACAARAAEVLAPLLPEPLDHVLLQADLTAVAPGPLERPLAETLDVLAEIESKGGATVYRFTPDSVRRALDSGRTAEDLHAFLAEHSRTPVPQPLSYLIDDVARRHGHLRVGAASAYVRCEDDGLLAEILADKRSEGLRLRRLAPTVLAAELDPAALLTRLREMGYAPAAESAEGDVLITRPGVHRTPPRTPPAPVAEGLPVPDDTLLTATVRAVRAGDRAASGAPGPAGGAGAPPRAPGGLPRSTPGDTLAALQAAALTGSPVWIGCITAEGAADRRLIAPVRVESGVVTAYDHTAEEVRTYPLHRITGVAEPSGGEI; from the coding sequence CTGGAGCAGCTCGACCGGTTCGCCGTGCAGACCGCCGAGGCCCTCGCGGTCGCCCCGGACCCCTGTGCGTACGACACCCTGCTGACCCTGATGGCCGGGGAGGACCGCGAGGAGACCGTCACGGCCGAGCTGCCGCGCGCCGTGACCACGCTGCGCACCCGGGCGCTGCTGTGGGGCGGCAGCGGCCGGCTCCACCTCGTCCGCACCGCCCGTGAACTCCTCGCCCCCGCCGCGACCGGTCCGGCCGCGCCCTCCACCGGGCTCGGCCCGACGGTCTCCGAGGCCACGGCCGGGATGTCGCCCGGCCGGCTCCAGCAGATCCTCGCCACCGCCGGACTGCCCACCACCCACGACTCGGTGACCGCCGTCGAAGCGCTGACCGCGCTCTTCACCGACCGGGAACGGATGGCCGGCCTGCTCGGGGAGGCGCCCCCGGAGGCCCTGCGGGTGCTGGACCGGCTGGTGTGGGGGCCGCCCTACGGCCAGGTGCCGGCCGATCCGGGGCCCGCCGTGCGCTGGCTCGTCGCCCGCGGGCTGCTGCTGCCGACCGCGCCCGGCACGGTCGTGCTGCCCCGCGAGGTGGCGCTGCACCTGCGCGGCGGGCGGGCGCACCGGATCCCGGAGCCGCTGCCACCGCCCGTGGAGACCGCGGCCCAGTACAGTCCGCGCTCGGTGGACTCGGCGGGCGCCGGACAGGCGTTCACGGCCATCGGGACGGTCGACGACCTGCTGCACGCGTGGGAGACGGCCGGACCGGCCGTGCTGCGCGCGGGCGGCGTGAGCATCCGCGATCTGAAGCGGACGGCCGCGGCGCTCGACACGGACGAGGCCACGGCCGTCTTCTGGATCGAACTGGCCTACGCCGCCGGGCTGCTGGCCTCCGACGGCACGACCGACGAACGCTTCGTACCGACCCCGGCGTACGACGACTGGCGGGCCCGGCCCGCCCAGGAGCGCTGGGCCGCCCTGGTCGCGGCCTGGCTGCCGGCCACCCGCACCGCCGGGGTCGTCGGGGGCCACGACGCCAAGGGGCGCGCCCTGACGGTGCTCGGCCCCGGACTGGACCGCTCCCAGGCGCCGGAGATGCGCCACCGCACGCTGGAACTGCTCGCCACCCTGCCACCGGGCGCCGCGCCCCGTCCGGAGAGCGTGCTGGCCCGGCTCCGCTGGGAGCGCGGTGTCGCCTCCGCAGCGCGCGGCGGCGCGGGAGCGGGGACGGTCACGGGCGGATTCGCCCCCGGAACGGGCACGGGGGCGGGCGCCGACGCGGGATACGGCGGCGGAACGGGCCCGGGGTACGGGGACGGCTCCCGCGACCGGGCCGCCCACGGGGCTCCGTCCGGCCGTGCCGCCACCGCCGGAGCCCGCAGGGGCGGCGCAGCGGACGGCTGGCGCACGGCGGGTACGGCGCCCGTGTCGGCGCGCGGGCTGTCCTCCGCCGAGGAGCTGCGGACCCGGCTCACCGAGTGGACCCTGCGCGAGGCCGAACTCCTCGGCGTGACGGGCCGCGGCGCGCTCTCCGCGCACGGCCGGGTGCTGCTCGGCCTGCCCGCCGCCACGGACGCCACGGACGCCACGGACGGCGGGGACGGCGGGGACGGCACGGACACCGGCGGCGGGGACGGCACGGGCCGCCGCACCGCGCCCCCCGGCACCGCGGCTGCCGGTACCACCGCTTCCGGTGCCGCACCCGCCTCCCCGGCCGCGTCCGCCGCTCCGCGTCCCGCCGGGGCCTTCGCCCCGCGGTCCGCCACCGGGATCGCCGCCTGTGCCGCCCGCGCCGCCGAGGTGCTGGCACCGCTGCTGCCCGAGCCGCTGGACCACGTGCTCCTGCAGGCCGATCTGACCGCCGTGGCGCCCGGGCCGCTGGAGCGCCCGCTCGCGGAGACCCTCGACGTGCTCGCCGAGATCGAGTCCAAGGGCGGCGCGACGGTCTACCGCTTCACCCCGGACTCCGTGCGCCGCGCGCTGGACTCCGGGCGGACCGCCGAAGACCTGCACGCCTTCCTCGCGGAGCACTCGCGCACCCCCGTGCCGCAGCCGCTGAGCTATCTCATCGACGACGTGGCCCGGCGCCACGGTCATCTGCGGGTCGGCGCCGCGTCCGCGTACGTCCGCTGCGAGGACGACGGGCTGCTCGCCGAGATCCTGGCCGACAAGCGCTCCGAGGGGCTGCGGCTGCGCCGGCTGGCGCCGACCGTGCTGGCGGCGGAGCTGGACCCGGCCGCGCTGCTCACCAGGCTCCGCGAGATGGGGTACGCGCCGGCCGCCGAGTCGGCCGAGGGCGATGTGCTGATCACCCGCCCCGGAGTGCACCGCACGCCGCCGCGCACCCCACCCGCGCCGGTCGCGGAGGGCCTGCCGGTGCCGGACGACACCCTGCTCACCGCGACCGTACGGGCCGTACGGGCCGGGGACCGCGCGGCGTCCGGCGCACCGGGCCCGGCCGGCGGTGCGGGCGCCCCGCCCCGGGCCCCGGGCGGGCTGCCGCGGAGCACGCCCGGCGACACCCTGGCCGCGCTCCAGGCCGCGGCGCTCACCGGCAGCCCGGTGTGGATCGGCTGCATCACCGCGGAGGGCGCGGCCGACCGGCGGCTCATCGCCCCGGTCCGCGTGGAGAGCGGCGTCGTCACGGCGTACGACCACACCGCCGAGGAGGTCCGCACGTATCCGCTGCACCGGATCACGGGCGTCGCCGAGCCCTCCGGCGGCGAGATCTGA